One Mus musculus strain C57BL/6J chromosome 2, GRCm38.p6 C57BL/6J genomic window, TACAGATGTAAAACTAACAGAAAGCATTTTCATCTTCATGTATGTGGCTTCTCAACATTACTACATTCAATTATAACTAGAGTTCTGATTTCCCACTGATGTTGATGTTCTGATTCTTTATAACATTAGCCTTAGTCATTACATTTTCTTCAGGATGTCTTAACAGTaaacatattttcctttttttccttttccttataatacccattttcattttttttgtttttacattctaGTCACTGTCTtccctccagccccccccccccacagtccCTCCCCGTATgcactcctccccttctcctctgagagggtgtctaCCCCTACCCTGGATATCTCCCCACCCTGACATACCAATTCTGTACAGGGTTGTATTTTCAAGAATTCAAGTCTGATATCTTCAAGtgatcttattagatatttttctcaaTATCAACTTAGTATTATCAGTTTGGCTTGAAATACCAAAGAATCACAGTACTGCTTTCATCATGTGTGATCAATGCATAACTTCTCTTATACTTTTtagtaagtttaaaaaaaattcacaaaggaggaaatttaattctttcattatttatttatttactaacttTACATCACAGTAGCAGTCCccactccttcctttcctcccatttCTAGCCTTACTAATCCTTCTGCCTACTTCCTTCACCCACTCTCTGAGGAGGATTGGAGGCTCCACTCCTGTACTTTCCAGTCCCTGGGATGTCAAGTCACAGCAGTACTAAGTGAATCTTCTCCCATGGAGGCCAGTGCAGTCAGCCCAGCTAGGGAAAGAAGTCTAATGGCAGgagacagaatcagagacagcccctactCCAACTGTTAGGAGATCCATATAAAGACCAAGCTTCATACCTGACACATTAACGATACTCTGcttactctgctatgcttgcagataggaacctagcataactgtctcccaTGTGGCTTCATTTAGCACTGAAGGGAAACGGAGGCAggctgagacccacagccaaacatccgCCAGAGATCAAAAATCCTGTGGAATGGTGGGTGGTACAATTGATCAAGTTGGAAGGGTCAAATATATCACAGGAAGATTTACAGAGTTAAGTAACCTGGATCCGTGGtgactcatagaaactgaaccaccaactaaaaagTGTCTAGGCATTGAACCTAGGCCCCTAACACGTTTGTAAAGTGAATCTTGTTAAGACTTATTATTTGAGAAATTTAGTATTTTCCCTATTCCTTCTGTGTAATgactctgttttctctttccctctataACTTAAGGGGAACTCTCTTTGGTCAGGTTACATGAGTTAAGGTAGATAATTATGCTATAATTCTTGGGGAGCACATTCATAATTTCTTCCAAAATCATGTCCTGTGGTGCTTGCTTTATTATCCCCATTTTGTTCAGTATTTATTCAATTATCTCTGATTATGAGGAATATGATACATATGCTATACATTTAGATTATATTCCAATGTTGTAGTACTTTTTCTCATTATCTTTAATCTTACATATACTATTACCATACCAGTAATGTTTGTAGtaaaataatcatattttataCCAGAAGCTTATTAGTCATACTAATTTCATGTCTGGTGTTAAATACATACTTTGAAGAACAAGACATTTACAAACATTGAAGGAGTACTTTACAATCTAGAGTGCTGtaataaaaatcaaacacatgTTTAATAGGAACCACTGGAAATTGGCACTATTAAGTAAGTTTAAGTTGACGATATCAGAAAAttagagataataaaaataatattcattttGGATCTACCAGAAATTTCCTTATGAAAGGCTATGGCTTTGACATGAATGTAGCATGATAGaaatatacattatttttctCAATGGCATCTAAGTACAAACTACCATACACAATTAATTTGTGTTTACACAGAATTGGTTAATCCTATGAAGTTTCTTCATGTCATCATGTATAACATTATTTATACTTGTTATTGTTTTCAAAAGTTTCATGATCAGGCAAGACTGGCATGAATCTTTCATTCTCTTGCTATACCAtcacaagtgctagaattacaagtaGGTACCACGTCATCTAGCTTATGTATCAATATGCCTTAGTTTATATGAATAAATACTTCAAtaattatgtatattatgtaaATGTGGAGATGTCTACCCATctatttgttttagttaattcaaccccaaaggttttttttgtttgtttgtttgctacgAGACTTCACAAAGACTACTATTGGATTACATCCAACAAAGTCTTCAGATAATGTCCATGAGGTAACTGTGTGCAAGTATTTAAAGCATACTCAGTTTCAGAATTATCTTCATATCTGGGCCATTTAACCATATTTCCAGAAATTCATTTCATCCTAAAAATGCCACATTACTTCCAATATGCAAGTGAAGATCCATGATGCCCCAGTGGCATGCCAACGGGACCAACAATCTCATAAGGTAAGTCTTCATAAGTTTATTTTAGTGCAATACTACTTTTTGACTTTCAAGTTCTTTCTGACCTTTTTGGTTGTTAAAAGTTGCACAGATTGACTGTTCCTGTGAGTTGCTATGCAAAGGGTAAGGGATTCCTTGATTTCTGTGTCACTGTACAGATATTATAACCTTGTTTACACATCACACAATGACATAGGTTTCACATTACAAACAAATATGTGACCTTGACATACTCACATATTTATAACCAATAGTGGTTAAAAGTTAGCACTTTTATATTAAGCACTATTATCCAGAGTTAGAATATATGAATACAATTAATTGCATATTTCATATATGTTTTCACAATAAGCAaatatctcttttaaaatatgtttatatacttaataaatatatctactatttaaataaatttagttTTGACTGTGCTACCACTAGAATACACATTTATGTCAATTAAAACAATTATATTGTATCCAAAGATACATATATGCGtacatgtctttgtgtgtgccaGTATATGAAATACTACAAAATGAGTATTTTATAATTCACCAAAAGTTCAGTAATAAAATGAAACACCAAAGTCTCTTTAGGTCTAAAAAATAAGTAAGGTTCTGATTTATTTCAGATATTGTCTCTTTTTCCTGAATGTTCACATCtatgtttctgaaaaaaaaaatcttgaaaaactAACAGCTATAAAATTTTGAATGCTATTTATGCAGAATAGGCTAGATTGGGGAAGATAAATTAGTCATTCTCACTGTGTATTAAGCAGACATGGGTATTCTTAAAAGATAcaattttatattcattatttCTCATTTGACAGTCTCACATATTTGAAAATCATaacataaatgttcaaaatacatAGCAGGTGACTTCTTGTACAGCTATGTGGTacaaaaaaaaggaatatatataaGCATGGAAAACATTTTTGAATTTTTTCAATATAGTAAACATGAACAGATTGTGCATAATACTAACAAGGCACATTTTGTTCAGAAAATTACCTACTGAATTTTATTACTAAAAGTAATGCCTCCTTCACAAAATCATTGTTTGAATGTGCAGTCTATTCAGTACGCATTAAACTGATACTTTCTGAATAAATTAAGCCTAGACAATGGTAAGTGGTAACTCACTGGAAAGATAAGATCTTATAGAACTTACAAATTTAGCATggatttcaaacattttttttctttttcagattcgTTCTGGCATGTGAGTTCCTCTCTTGGACTGACACAATGCAGCAGAACAGCACTGTCACCGAGTTTATACTACTAGGATTGACACAGGATCCCCTGAAGCAGAAAATGGTGTTTATAATCTTCTTAGTTTTCTATATGGGGACTGTAGTGGGGAATACACTCATTATTGTGACAATCAAGTTCAGTCGAACACTTGGGggtcccatgtacttcttcctgttTTATTTGTCCTTTGCTGATTCCTGCTTTTCAACGTCCACAGCCCCAAGACTCATTGTGGATGCCCTTTCTAAAAAGAACATCATTTCCTACAATGAATGCATGACACAAGTCTTTGCTCTCCATTTATTTGGCTGCATGGAGGTCTTTGTCCTCATTTTCATGGCTGTTGACCGTTATGTGGCCATCTGTAAACCCTTGCATTACCCAGTCATCATGAGGCGGCAGGTCTGTGTCATCTTGATTATAGTTGCCTGGATAGGGTCTTTTCTACATTCCACTACTCAGATTGTTTTGGCCTTGAGACTGCCCTTCTGTGGGCCCAATCTGATTGATCATTATTGCTGTGACTTACAGCCCTTATTGGAGCTTGCCTGCATGGATACACACATGATAAATCTGCTGTTAGTGTTTAACAGTGGTGCAATTTGCTCAAGcagttttttaattttgattatcTCATATTTTGTCATCTTATACTCTCTGCGAAACCACAGTGCTGAAGGGAGAAAAAAGGCACTCTCTACCTGCACATCTCATATAATAGTAGTTGTCTTATCCTTTGGACCCTGCATATTCATATATGCACGTCCACCAACTACTTTTTCTATGGACAAGATGGTAACAGTATTTTTTACCATTGGATCACCCTTTCTCAACCCGATCATCTATACATTAAGGAATGCAGAAGTTAAAAATGCCATGAAAAAATTATGGCATGTTAAAATTATGACAGAATAAGTTCAGATACCAATATTATCATACCTGAATTGGGTGGCTATATATGTTATATCATACAGATTCTGAGTTCTTAATACTTGTGAttgattaaagaaaaagaaaaaattgacaAAAATTGTATTCCTTTCTCATATTTTGTATATAAATTAAGAAATATTGTTTGACGTAATTATGTAGCAAGTAAACAAGTAATTTGAAATCAATTCAATACAATCCAGC contains:
- the Olfr1205 gene encoding olfactory receptor 1205 translates to MQQNSTVTEFILLGLTQDPLKQKMVFIIFLVFYMGTVVGNTLIIVTIKFSRTLGGPMYFFLFYLSFADSCFSTSTAPRLIVDALSKKNIISYNECMTQVFALHLFGCMEVFVLIFMAVDRYVAICKPLHYPVIMRRQVCVILIIVAWIGSFLHSTTQIVLALRLPFCGPNLIDHYCCDLQPLLELACMDTHMINLLLVFNSGAICSSSFLILIISYFVILYSLRNHSAEGRKKALSTCTSHIIVVVLSFGPCIFIYARPPTTFSMDKMVTVFFTIGSPFLNPIIYTLRNAEVKNAMKKLWHVKIMTE